A region of Anolis sagrei isolate rAnoSag1 chromosome 2, rAnoSag1.mat, whole genome shotgun sequence DNA encodes the following proteins:
- the LOC132766107 gene encoding zinc finger protein ZFP2-like isoform X1: MEEPVTNWPEAESGPDACNVALLTFDEVAVSFSPEEWSLLDPVQKALHKEIMAEIHEIVVSLAENWRKTYVCDRYGKCSRPNVKLPICQQAQGTEEESYTREDPYKCNVSGKCFPQDPSIVPRKRVHAEKLFFTYEISVNNFDYRPYNVNHQETCTVKKPHECQECGKCFNYNSLLMEHLKVHTGEKPYKCQECGKCFARKTWLVIHQRVHTGEKPYKCQECGKGFPQRSSLLGHQRVHTGEKPYNCQECGKCFSYKLHLVRHQRTHTGEKPYKCQECGKCFLVKADLVKHHRIHTGEKRHKCQECGKCFTETSGLLIHQRVHTGEKPYKCQECGKCFAQKSHVISHQRIHTGEKPYQCQECGKCFSWNSVLLKHQKTHTGEKLYTCQQCGKCFYHNSQLMQHQSNHVGNKPYRCGMCEKCFGQKADLVKHERIHTGEKPYKCQDCGKCFAQNAHLLRHQRLHTGEKPYRCCECGKCFVQKRSLVNHQKTHLEET; the protein is encoded by the exons GCACTGTTGACCTTCGATGAGGTCGCTGTGTCTTTTTCCCCGGAAGAGTGGTCCCTGCTGGATCCCGTCCAGAAAGCCCTGCACAAGGAAATCATGGCGGAGATCCATGAGATCGTGGTGTCTCTTG CAGAAAACTGGAGGAAAACATATGTCTGTGATCGGTATGGGAAGTGTTCCCGGCCTAACGTGAAACTTCCCATCTGTCAGCAAGCCCAAGGTACAGAAGAGGAAAGTTATACCAGAGAAGATCCTTACAAATGCAATGTATCTGGGAAGTGTTTTCCACAAGATCCGTCAATTGTGCCTCGGAAGAGGGTCCATGCTGAAAAATTGTTTTTTACATATGAGATTTCTGTGAACAATTTTGATTATAGACCCTACAATGTGAACCACCAGGAAACCTGCACAGTAAAGAAGCCACACGAGTGCCAGGAGTGTGGCAAATGTTTTAATTACAATTCCCTGCTTATGGAACATCTCAAAgtgcacacaggagagaaaccctacaaatgccaggagtgcggGAAATGCTTTGCTCGGAAGACATGGCTTGTGATCCATCAGAGGGTGCACACCGGAGAGAAGCCGTAcaagtgccaggagtgtgggaaaggttTCCCTCAGCGTTCGTCTCTTCTAGGACATCAGAGagtccacacgggagagaaaccatacaattgccaggagtgtgggaaatgtttcagtTACAAGTTGCATCTCGTGAGGCATCAGAGAACCCACACAGGCGAAAAACCCTACAAATGTCAGGAGTGCGGCAAATGTTTCCTTGTCAAAGCAGACCTTGTAAAGCACCATcggatccacacaggagagaaacggcacaaatgccaggagtgtgggaaatgtttcactGAGACTTCAGGCCTTTTGATCCACCAGAgagttcacacaggagagaaaccctacaaatgccaggagtgtggcaaATGTTTTGCTCAGAAATCACATGTTATAAGCCACCAGAgaatccacacgggagagaaaccatatcaatgccaggagtgtgggaaatgtttttcgTGGAATTCAGTCCTTTTGAAGCATCAGaaaacccacacaggggagaaactaTACACATGTCAACAGTGTGGTAAATGCTTTTATCACAATTCACAACTTATGCAACATCAGAGCAACCACGTAGGAAACAAACCATACAGATGTGGGATGTGTGAAAAATGTTTTGGTCAAAAGGCTGACCTCGTGAAGCACGAGAGGATACACAccggagagaaaccatataaatgccagGATTGCGGGAAATGTTTTGCCCAGAATGCACACCTTTTACGCCACCAGAGACTTCACACGGGAGAGAAACCATATCGGTGCTgtgagtgtgggaaatgttttgttcaaAAAAGAAGCCTTGTGAACCACCAGAAAACCCACCTAGAGGAaacataa
- the LOC132766107 gene encoding zinc finger protein ZFP2-like isoform X2 — protein sequence MEEPVTNWPEAESGPDACNVALLTFDEVAVSFSPEEWSLLDPVQKALHKEIMAEIHEIVVSLENWRKTYVCDRYGKCSRPNVKLPICQQAQGTEEESYTREDPYKCNVSGKCFPQDPSIVPRKRVHAEKLFFTYEISVNNFDYRPYNVNHQETCTVKKPHECQECGKCFNYNSLLMEHLKVHTGEKPYKCQECGKCFARKTWLVIHQRVHTGEKPYKCQECGKGFPQRSSLLGHQRVHTGEKPYNCQECGKCFSYKLHLVRHQRTHTGEKPYKCQECGKCFLVKADLVKHHRIHTGEKRHKCQECGKCFTETSGLLIHQRVHTGEKPYKCQECGKCFAQKSHVISHQRIHTGEKPYQCQECGKCFSWNSVLLKHQKTHTGEKLYTCQQCGKCFYHNSQLMQHQSNHVGNKPYRCGMCEKCFGQKADLVKHERIHTGEKPYKCQDCGKCFAQNAHLLRHQRLHTGEKPYRCCECGKCFVQKRSLVNHQKTHLEET from the exons GCACTGTTGACCTTCGATGAGGTCGCTGTGTCTTTTTCCCCGGAAGAGTGGTCCCTGCTGGATCCCGTCCAGAAAGCCCTGCACAAGGAAATCATGGCGGAGATCCATGAGATCGTGGTGTCTCTTG AAAACTGGAGGAAAACATATGTCTGTGATCGGTATGGGAAGTGTTCCCGGCCTAACGTGAAACTTCCCATCTGTCAGCAAGCCCAAGGTACAGAAGAGGAAAGTTATACCAGAGAAGATCCTTACAAATGCAATGTATCTGGGAAGTGTTTTCCACAAGATCCGTCAATTGTGCCTCGGAAGAGGGTCCATGCTGAAAAATTGTTTTTTACATATGAGATTTCTGTGAACAATTTTGATTATAGACCCTACAATGTGAACCACCAGGAAACCTGCACAGTAAAGAAGCCACACGAGTGCCAGGAGTGTGGCAAATGTTTTAATTACAATTCCCTGCTTATGGAACATCTCAAAgtgcacacaggagagaaaccctacaaatgccaggagtgcggGAAATGCTTTGCTCGGAAGACATGGCTTGTGATCCATCAGAGGGTGCACACCGGAGAGAAGCCGTAcaagtgccaggagtgtgggaaaggttTCCCTCAGCGTTCGTCTCTTCTAGGACATCAGAGagtccacacgggagagaaaccatacaattgccaggagtgtgggaaatgtttcagtTACAAGTTGCATCTCGTGAGGCATCAGAGAACCCACACAGGCGAAAAACCCTACAAATGTCAGGAGTGCGGCAAATGTTTCCTTGTCAAAGCAGACCTTGTAAAGCACCATcggatccacacaggagagaaacggcacaaatgccaggagtgtgggaaatgtttcactGAGACTTCAGGCCTTTTGATCCACCAGAgagttcacacaggagagaaaccctacaaatgccaggagtgtggcaaATGTTTTGCTCAGAAATCACATGTTATAAGCCACCAGAgaatccacacgggagagaaaccatatcaatgccaggagtgtgggaaatgtttttcgTGGAATTCAGTCCTTTTGAAGCATCAGaaaacccacacaggggagaaactaTACACATGTCAACAGTGTGGTAAATGCTTTTATCACAATTCACAACTTATGCAACATCAGAGCAACCACGTAGGAAACAAACCATACAGATGTGGGATGTGTGAAAAATGTTTTGGTCAAAAGGCTGACCTCGTGAAGCACGAGAGGATACACAccggagagaaaccatataaatgccagGATTGCGGGAAATGTTTTGCCCAGAATGCACACCTTTTACGCCACCAGAGACTTCACACGGGAGAGAAACCATATCGGTGCTgtgagtgtgggaaatgttttgttcaaAAAAGAAGCCTTGTGAACCACCAGAAAACCCACCTAGAGGAaacataa
- the LOC132766146 gene encoding zinc finger protein 84-like → MENKIHPDSTSHTGEKRHKCMDCGKGFSERGSLTKHQQTHTGEKPHKCMECGKSFSRKGILRLHQRTHTGEKPYQCIECGNSFSQSGHLRSHQRTHTGEKPHKCMECDKCFSSIESLRCHQRTHTGEKSHKCMECGKSFSQIGNLRTHQRIHTGEKSHKCMECGKNFSRSDSLYYHQRTHTGEKPHKCIECGKSFRVSGDLRTHQRTHTGEKPHKCIECGKSFSRMGHLRSHQRTHTGKKPYQCIECGKSFSQSGILRLHQRTHTGEKLHKCMECGKSFSQSGDLHSHQRTHTGEKPHKCIECGKSFSQIGYLHSHQRTHTGEKPYQCIECGKSFSQSRLLRSHQKTHTGDKPHKCMECGKCFSQIGNLRCHQRTHTGEKPHKCIECGKRFSESGHLRSHQRTHTGEKPHKCIECGKSFGRIGILRVHQRIHTGEKPYKCMECGKSFSQSGDLRSHQRTHTGEKPHKCIECGKSFSRIGILRLHQRIHT, encoded by the coding sequence atggaaaataagATCCACCCTGATTCCACAtcacacacaggagagaagcgaCATAAGTGCATGGACTGTGGGAAAGGTTTCAGTGAGAGAGGTTCTCTTACTAAACATCAACAAacgcacacaggagagaagccacataaatgtatggaatgtggaaagagcttcagtcgaaAGGGAATTCTGCGTttacatcaaaggacccacacaggggagaagccatatcaatgcatagaatgtggaaataGCTTCTCTCAGAGTGGACATCTGCGCTCCCATCAAAggacacacacaggggagaagccacacaaatgcatggaatgtgatAAGTGCTTCAGTTCGATTGAAAGTCTGCGTTgccatcaaaggacccatacaggagagaagtcacacaaatgcatggaatgtggaaagagcttcagtcagattggaaatctgcgtacccatcaaaggatccacacaggggagaagtcacacaaatgcatggaatgtggaaagaacttcagtcgGAGTGATAGTCTATATtaccatcaaaggacccacacaggggagaagccacataaatgcatagaatgtggaaagagcttccgtgtgagtggagatctgcgtacccatcaaaggacccacacaggagagaagccacataaatgcatagaatgtggaaagagcttcagtcggatgGGACacctgcgttcccatcaaaggacccacacagggaagaagccatatcaatgcatagaatgcggaaagagcttctctcagaGTGGAATTCTGCgtctccatcaaaggacccatacaGGAGAAAAGctacataaatgcatggaatgtggaaagagcttctctcagagtggagatctacattcccatcaaaggacccacacaggggagaagccacataaatgcatagaatgtggaaagagcttcagtcaaattGGATATctgcattcacatcaaaggacccacacaggggagaaaccataccaatgcatagaatgtggaaagagcttctctcagaGTAGActtctgcgttcccatcaaaagACCCACACAGGGGATAAGCCacacaaatgcatggaatgtggaaagtgcTTCAGTCAAATTGGAAATCTGCGttgccatcaaaggacccacacaggggagaagccacacaaatgcatagaatgtggaaagagattCTCTGAGAGTGGgcatctacgttcccatcaaaggacccacacaggggagaagccacacaaatgcatagaatgtggaaagagcttcggtCGAATTGGAATTCTGCGTGtacatcaaaggatccacacaggggagaagccatataaatgcatggaatgtggaaagagcttctctcagagtggagatctacgttcccatcaaaggacccacacaggggagaagccacacaaatgcatagaatgtggaaagagcttcagtcgaaTTGGAATTCTGCGTTtacatcaaaggatccacacatga